A single window of Dermacentor albipictus isolate Rhodes 1998 colony chromosome 1, USDA_Dalb.pri_finalv2, whole genome shotgun sequence DNA harbors:
- the LOC135903955 gene encoding UPAR/Ly6 domain-containing protein cold-like, translating into MIPWLFLFLAGVPTCFALECYVCTSQDKNNEKCTETIKTCDPSETRCLTEVRWGSTPYWAPSGEKQYYISKHCSTEEHCINQTVVYRERCDRIWYNDWECVECCTGDRCNYYVTLGAGLSRPSAWTCIVAAAIALLASYAKAS; encoded by the exons ATGATTCCTTGGTTGTTCCTTTTTCTAGCAGGCGTACCGACTT GCTTTGCTTTGGAATGCTACGTGTGTACGAGTCAAGACAAAAATAACGAAAAGTGCACCGAGACCATCAAAACGTGCGATCCTTCTGAAACGCGCTGCCTTACCGAAGTTCGCTGGGGAA GTACACCTTACTGGGCTCCATCTGGTGAGAAGCAGTACTACATCAGCAAGCACTGTTCCACTGAGGAACACTGTATCAACCAGACTGTGGTGTATCGAGAGCGCTGTGATCGCATCTGGTACAATGACTGGGAATGTGTAGAATGCTGTACTGGTGACCGCTGCAACTATTATGTAACG CTCGGTGCAGGTCTCTCAAGGCCATCAGCATGGACCTGCATAGTTGCCGCTGCTATTGCTCTCCTGGCCTCCTACGCCAAGGCATCATGA